Proteins from a genomic interval of Enterococcus faecium:
- the pyrF gene encoding orotidine-5'-phosphate decarboxylase → MNQLDQRPIIALDFSTRQEVEDFLRFFPKEEKLFVKIGMELFYQEGPEIVRYLKEAGHNVFLDLKLHDIPNTVEKAMRGLAKLGVDLTCVHAAGGIRMMEAAMRGLEEGTPEGGKRPLLLAITQLTSTSEEEMHADQLIEVSLEKSVIHYASCAKKAGLDGVVSSAWEVEAIKEMAGDEFVCLTPGIRPEGTVAGDQTRVVTPSQAKKIGSTFIVIGRPITQSTNPYKAYQTIQTEWS, encoded by the coding sequence ATGAATCAACTAGACCAACGACCAATTATTGCATTAGATTTTTCAACTAGGCAAGAGGTAGAAGACTTTCTTCGATTTTTCCCGAAAGAAGAAAAATTGTTTGTGAAAATCGGAATGGAATTGTTCTACCAAGAAGGACCTGAAATCGTACGTTATCTAAAAGAGGCTGGTCATAATGTATTTTTAGATCTGAAACTTCACGATATTCCGAATACGGTCGAAAAAGCAATGCGGGGATTGGCAAAGCTTGGTGTTGATCTCACCTGTGTTCATGCCGCTGGCGGTATTCGTATGATGGAGGCGGCAATGCGAGGATTAGAAGAGGGGACTCCAGAAGGTGGAAAACGTCCGCTACTTCTAGCTATCACTCAGCTTACTTCTACAAGTGAAGAAGAAATGCATGCCGATCAACTAATCGAAGTTTCTTTAGAAAAAAGTGTGATCCATTATGCTAGCTGTGCCAAAAAAGCAGGATTAGATGGTGTGGTTTCTTCTGCTTGGGAAGTAGAAGCGATCAAAGAAATGGCAGGAGACGAATTTGTTTGCTTAACTCCGGGTATAAGACCAGAAGGAACAGTCGCAGGAGATCAGACAAGAGTAGTCACACCTTCTCAGGCAAAAAAGATCGGCTCAACTTTTATCGTTATAGGTCGACCAATCACTCAGTCAACTAATCCTTATAAAGCATATCAAACGATTCAAACAGAATGGAGCTAA
- a CDS encoding LysR family transcriptional regulator, with protein MNIQQMKYVVAVANNGSFREAAKKMFVSQPSLSAGIKELETELGITLFTRTNRGAYLTEEGQDFLNRAEKILVQLDTLETHYLTSEKRDNFSIAAQHYDFLGPLTAQLLEEFKDEIKQFRIMETTTARVIEEVKEQHSEIGIIYMNEHNQAGIRRYLQQGELSGRSIGKFKTHIFLRQGHPLAEHAEITKEELLSYPQVRFTQDGNNFPYFYEDLIEIPDQETVIYTSDRGTLMNIVLETDAYASGSGIVIGGIREHLRLIPLAEGELNEFYIIYSAKRPLSEIAQRFIKELTRLLDQQS; from the coding sequence ATGAATATTCAGCAGATGAAATACGTGGTCGCTGTAGCAAACAATGGTAGTTTCAGAGAAGCGGCAAAGAAAATGTTTGTCTCCCAGCCAAGTCTTTCAGCTGGTATCAAAGAATTAGAAACCGAGTTAGGGATCACGCTGTTTACTCGAACGAATCGAGGGGCATATTTAACAGAAGAAGGGCAAGACTTCTTAAATCGTGCCGAGAAAATATTGGTCCAGCTTGATACATTAGAAACTCACTATCTAACGAGTGAAAAGAGAGACAATTTTTCGATCGCTGCCCAGCATTATGATTTCTTAGGTCCTTTGACCGCACAGCTACTCGAGGAATTCAAAGACGAGATCAAACAATTTCGGATCATGGAGACGACAACAGCGAGAGTGATCGAAGAAGTCAAAGAGCAGCACAGTGAGATCGGCATTATTTATATGAATGAGCATAATCAAGCTGGTATCAGAAGATATTTACAACAAGGAGAGCTAAGTGGCCGCAGCATTGGAAAATTCAAAACGCATATTTTTTTAAGGCAAGGACATCCATTAGCTGAACACGCAGAGATCACCAAAGAAGAATTGTTATCTTATCCTCAGGTTCGTTTTACACAGGATGGAAATAATTTCCCGTATTTTTATGAAGACCTTATCGAGATCCCTGATCAAGAAACAGTGATTTATACGAGTGATCGAGGTACTTTGATGAATATCGTTCTTGAAACTGATGCTTACGCTTCAGGATCTGGTATTGTGATTGGAGGGATTCGCGAGCACTTGCGGTTAATCCCTTTGGCAGAAGGCGAACTAAATGAATTTTATATCATTTATTCGGCGAAACGTCCGCTCAGTGAAATCGCTCAAAGATTTATCAAAGAGCTTACTCGGTTACTGGACCAGCAGAGCTAA
- a CDS encoding dihydroorotate dehydrogenase, producing the protein MNENPLAVKLPGLELKNPIMPASGCFGFGKEYGKYYDLNQLGSIMVKATTPNARFGNPTPRVAETPSGMLNAIGLQNPGLDVVMHKLLPELEEYNELPIIANVAGACEEDYVEVCSKIGEAPNVKAIELNISCPNVKHGGIAFGTDSDVAFQLTQAVKKVSSVPVYVKLSPNVTDIVPIAQAIEAGGADGFTMINTLLGMRIDLKTRKPILANQTGGLSGPAIKPVAIRLIHQVASISSLPIIGMGGVQTVDDVLEMFMAGASAVAIGTANFTDPYICPKLIKELPVRMSELGIESLERLIKEVREERER; encoded by the coding sequence ATGAATGAGAATCCTTTAGCGGTCAAACTTCCTGGCCTAGAATTAAAAAATCCTATCATGCCGGCAAGCGGCTGTTTCGGTTTTGGCAAAGAATACGGAAAATACTATGATTTGAATCAGCTTGGATCGATCATGGTCAAGGCAACGACTCCAAATGCCCGCTTTGGCAATCCCACGCCAAGAGTGGCGGAAACACCATCTGGCATGTTGAATGCAATTGGTTTGCAAAATCCTGGTCTAGACGTTGTTATGCATAAACTTCTTCCAGAATTAGAGGAGTACAATGAGTTACCCATCATCGCAAATGTTGCTGGTGCTTGTGAAGAAGACTATGTAGAAGTTTGTAGCAAAATTGGCGAAGCACCAAATGTGAAAGCAATCGAGCTGAACATTTCTTGCCCAAATGTCAAACATGGCGGAATTGCTTTTGGAACAGATTCTGATGTTGCTTTTCAATTAACACAAGCAGTAAAGAAAGTTTCTTCTGTTCCTGTCTATGTCAAATTGTCCCCAAATGTAACAGACATCGTTCCAATCGCTCAGGCAATCGAAGCTGGAGGGGCAGATGGGTTTACGATGATCAATACTCTTCTTGGTATGCGGATTGACCTTAAGACAAGAAAACCGATTTTAGCCAATCAAACAGGTGGACTCTCCGGACCAGCAATCAAGCCTGTCGCTATTCGTTTGATTCACCAAGTAGCAAGTATATCCAGCCTTCCAATCATTGGGATGGGCGGCGTGCAGACAGTGGATGATGTTCTTGAGATGTTTATGGCTGGAGCAAGTGCTGTAGCTATAGGGACCGCGAATTTCACCGATCCGTATATCTGTCCTAAACTAATTAAAGAGCTCCCTGTGCGAATGAGCGAACTAGGCATCGAATCGCTGGAAAGATTAATCAAAGAAGTGAGAGAGGAACGTGAACGATGA
- a CDS encoding YfbR-like 5'-deoxynucleotidase gives MGLNEFILGLNNLETITRAPGFFKYTEHTVAAHSYRVASIAQVLGDIEEANGQPIDWKLLYEKSLNHDYTERFIGDIKTPVKYASKELRGMLQTVEEKMTDEFINQEIPAEFQEVYRRRLFEGKDETVEGELLAISDKVDLLYESFDEIIKNNPEKVYKEMFIEAVTTIKSFEHRPSVQYFFKEIFPELLNQEFYGKEAFLETVSTIVKKEEK, from the coding sequence ATGGGGTTGAATGAATTTATTTTAGGATTGAACAATTTAGAGACGATCACAAGGGCACCTGGATTTTTTAAATATACAGAGCATACAGTTGCAGCACATTCGTATCGTGTAGCATCTATTGCGCAAGTTCTAGGAGACATTGAAGAAGCGAATGGACAACCGATCGATTGGAAACTGCTCTATGAAAAATCATTGAATCATGACTACACAGAGCGTTTTATTGGTGATATCAAAACGCCGGTGAAATACGCAAGCAAAGAGTTAAGAGGGATGCTGCAAACAGTTGAAGAAAAGATGACGGACGAATTCATCAACCAAGAGATTCCAGCTGAGTTCCAAGAAGTTTATCGCCGTCGGTTGTTCGAAGGAAAAGATGAAACCGTAGAAGGAGAACTATTAGCCATTTCAGATAAGGTTGACCTTCTTTATGAATCTTTTGATGAAATCATCAAAAATAACCCGGAAAAAGTTTATAAGGAGATGTTCATTGAGGCAGTGACTACGATTAAAAGCTTTGAACATCGGCCTTCTGTTCAGTATTTCTTTAAAGAGATATTTCCGGAACTATTGAACCAGGAATTTTATGGAAAAGAGGCGTTTTTAGAAACCGTCTCAACGATTGTAAAGAAAGAAGAAAAATAA
- a CDS encoding dihydroorotate dehydrogenase electron transfer subunit encodes MKQEMMEIVQQKQLAPKIFEMTLKGDLVKEMQQPGQFLHILVPRADLLLRRPISLNHIDHETNTCRIIYRVEGEGTRVFSTLSAGDHLDVMGPLGNGFDLSNLHTGDEVFIIGGGIGVPPLYELSKQLVEKGIKPTHFLGFATHEVVYYEKEFNRLGETRIATDDGTYGMHGNVGNLLLGTKTEPTAVFACGSNGLLKTVEQLFSSHQNVQLSLESRMACGIGACYACVCHTPEDETGTKSVKVCDEGPIFKIGEVII; translated from the coding sequence ATGAAACAAGAAATGATGGAAATCGTTCAGCAAAAACAGCTGGCACCAAAGATTTTTGAAATGACATTGAAAGGTGATCTAGTAAAAGAAATGCAGCAACCAGGACAGTTCTTGCATATTCTCGTGCCGCGTGCAGACTTGCTATTACGCCGACCGATTAGCTTGAATCATATCGACCACGAAACAAATACTTGCCGTATCATTTATCGGGTGGAAGGTGAGGGGACTAGAGTCTTCTCTACTCTTTCTGCCGGAGACCATTTAGATGTCATGGGTCCTTTAGGCAATGGTTTTGATTTGTCCAATCTTCATACAGGAGACGAAGTATTTATAATCGGTGGAGGAATCGGTGTCCCTCCTCTATATGAGTTATCAAAACAGTTAGTCGAAAAAGGAATTAAGCCAACGCATTTTTTAGGTTTTGCCACACATGAAGTCGTTTATTATGAAAAAGAATTTAATCGTCTAGGAGAAACAAGAATCGCTACTGACGATGGAACATACGGTATGCACGGAAATGTCGGTAATTTATTGTTAGGAACGAAGACGGAACCTACAGCTGTTTTTGCATGTGGTTCAAACGGGTTATTGAAGACAGTGGAACAGCTGTTTTCTTCGCATCAAAATGTCCAGTTATCATTAGAATCCCGCATGGCATGTGGGATAGGGGCTTGCTATGCTTGCGTTTGTCATACGCCGGAAGATGAAACAGGAACAAAAAGTGTGAAAGTTTGTGACGAAGGACCGATTTTTAAAATAGGAGAGGTAATTATATGA
- the efbA gene encoding fibronectin-binding protein EfbA: MSFDGVFTHAMVNELRETLLSGRISKIHQPYENEIVLVIRSRGKNHRLLLSAHPSYARVQITQIDYQNPDNPPNFVMMLRKYLDGAILEDIEQIENDRVIHFHFAKRNELGDLQNIILIVELMGRHSTIVLVNRETGKILDAIKHIGSSQNTYRSLLPGVEYVAPPKQEVLNPFSSEKEKIFQRLSQTELDPKAIQRQFQGIGFDTAQELTKRLLERPNEKMVVWDEFFSAISHQPIPTFYETENKDFFTPIAYQVLSEQASAVTAYPTLSQLLDSYYHEKAEKDRAKQQGGELIRKIENELKRNKNKLKKREQTLKESENAENYRRNGELLTTFLTQVPRGAKEVVLPNYYEEDRPIKIALDPALTPNQNAQKYFHRYQKLKNAVKLIGEQIQEAKDEIQYLESVLSQLEIAGPMDIEAIKEELTSEGYLKKKNLKKQKRKKPSQPDQYFSSDGTLILVGKNNLQNDQLTMKTAKKTDYWLHAKNIPGSHVIIKSDKPSDETITEAAELAAYFSKYRYSAQVPVDLVQVKHIRKPNGAKPGYVIYENQKTIIVTPEEEKITAMKQNR; this comes from the coding sequence ATGTCCTTTGATGGTGTATTTACCCACGCGATGGTCAACGAATTGCGTGAAACGTTACTATCTGGCCGGATCTCGAAAATCCATCAGCCTTATGAAAATGAAATCGTGCTGGTGATTCGTTCACGCGGCAAAAACCATCGATTATTATTATCTGCGCACCCAAGTTATGCTCGTGTACAGATTACCCAAATCGATTATCAGAATCCTGATAATCCGCCTAACTTCGTGATGATGCTTCGAAAATATTTGGATGGCGCTATTTTAGAAGACATCGAACAAATCGAAAATGATCGAGTGATCCATTTCCACTTTGCTAAACGAAACGAGTTGGGTGATCTACAAAATATCATATTGATCGTTGAATTAATGGGACGTCATAGTACGATCGTCTTAGTTAATCGAGAAACTGGAAAAATACTGGATGCGATCAAACACATTGGAAGCTCTCAAAACACTTATCGTTCTTTGCTTCCTGGTGTAGAATATGTTGCTCCGCCAAAACAAGAGGTCTTGAACCCATTTAGCTCCGAGAAAGAAAAAATCTTTCAGCGGCTTTCCCAAACTGAACTAGATCCAAAAGCAATCCAACGTCAGTTTCAGGGAATCGGTTTCGATACCGCTCAAGAGCTGACCAAAAGATTACTGGAACGTCCTAATGAAAAGATGGTTGTATGGGACGAATTTTTCTCAGCCATCAGCCATCAGCCTATTCCTACTTTTTACGAAACGGAAAATAAAGATTTTTTCACACCGATTGCTTATCAGGTATTGTCCGAACAGGCATCTGCTGTAACAGCTTATCCAACACTCAGTCAATTATTAGATAGCTATTATCACGAAAAAGCAGAGAAAGATCGGGCAAAACAACAAGGCGGAGAACTGATTCGAAAAATCGAAAATGAACTAAAACGAAATAAAAATAAATTGAAAAAACGTGAACAAACACTCAAAGAATCCGAAAACGCTGAGAATTACCGTAGAAATGGCGAACTACTTACTACTTTTCTGACACAAGTACCACGCGGCGCAAAAGAAGTTGTTTTACCTAATTATTATGAAGAAGATCGGCCAATCAAAATAGCACTAGATCCGGCATTGACACCAAATCAAAATGCACAGAAATATTTCCATCGATACCAAAAGCTGAAGAACGCTGTTAAGCTGATTGGCGAACAAATCCAAGAAGCCAAAGATGAAATCCAATATCTTGAATCTGTCTTATCTCAACTGGAAATTGCCGGCCCAATGGATATCGAAGCAATTAAAGAAGAATTGACTTCAGAAGGATACCTGAAAAAGAAGAACTTAAAAAAACAAAAACGTAAGAAACCATCTCAGCCTGATCAATACTTTTCTTCTGACGGAACGCTCATTCTTGTTGGTAAAAACAATCTTCAAAATGACCAGCTGACAATGAAGACAGCTAAAAAAACCGACTATTGGCTTCATGCAAAAAATATACCCGGTTCGCACGTCATCATTAAAAGTGACAAGCCCTCAGATGAAACAATTACAGAAGCTGCCGAGTTAGCTGCCTATTTTTCAAAATACCGATACTCTGCCCAAGTGCCGGTTGATCTTGTACAGGTAAAGCATATCCGAAAACCAAATGGCGCCAAGCCTGGTTATGTTATTTATGAAAACCAAAAGACGATTATCGTGACACCAGAAGAAGAAAAAATTACAGCTATGAAACAAAACAGGTAA
- the pyrE gene encoding orotate phosphoribosyltransferase — translation MNVEQSIAKDLLEIEAVFLNPSNPFTWASGIKSPIYCDNRITMSYPKVRKEIAKGLASKIKEAYPEVQVIAGTATAGIPHAAWVAEILDLPMVYIRSKAKDHGKGNQIEGRIFEGQKMVVIEDLISTGGSVLEAAEAAKREGADILGVAAIFTYELPKGKANFEKAEIPLMTLTNYSVLIEAALEDRYIDEQELTLLKEWKKDPENWQI, via the coding sequence ATGAATGTTGAACAAAGTATCGCAAAAGACTTATTAGAAATTGAAGCAGTATTTTTAAATCCAAGTAATCCTTTTACATGGGCAAGTGGAATCAAAAGCCCAATTTACTGTGATAACCGAATCACGATGAGCTATCCAAAAGTCCGAAAAGAGATCGCAAAAGGATTAGCAAGCAAAATCAAAGAAGCTTACCCTGAAGTACAAGTGATTGCTGGAACTGCAACAGCAGGAATCCCTCATGCCGCATGGGTAGCGGAAATACTGGATTTGCCAATGGTCTATATTCGAAGTAAGGCGAAAGATCATGGGAAAGGTAACCAAATCGAAGGACGTATATTTGAAGGTCAGAAGATGGTTGTGATCGAGGATTTGATTTCTACAGGCGGAAGTGTCTTGGAAGCAGCTGAAGCAGCAAAAAGAGAAGGTGCGGATATCCTTGGTGTTGCGGCTATCTTTACGTATGAGTTGCCAAAAGGAAAAGCAAATTTCGAAAAAGCCGAAATCCCTCTTATGACGTTGACCAATTATTCTGTATTGATTGAAGCAGCTTTAGAAGATCGTTATATCGATGAGCAAGAATTAACTCTGCTAAAAGAATGGAAAAAAGATCCTGAAAATTGGCAGATTTAA
- a CDS encoding carbonic anhydrase family protein, whose translation MDVEWGYSGDKGPENWASLCDWFARGAEFPLQSPIHLTKGEETKIEGDTLSFHYQKQRFTDKEFKNTIHLVPFDQLSYVEFKKERYYLTDIHFHLPSEHIINGKQEDIEFHFVHMNSKKENLVVGVMYQLMVQEGWLYNQENGESWNLEKHEHWVNPDVFFPEQKSHFHYIGSLTTPPTSGPIQWFVMDHVGKLNQEFLLPFDGQYARPNNRPIQPLNGREIYYFEEFEQ comes from the coding sequence ATGGATGTCGAATGGGGCTATTCTGGAGACAAAGGTCCGGAAAATTGGGCGAGTTTATGTGATTGGTTTGCGAGAGGTGCGGAATTTCCATTGCAGTCGCCTATTCATTTGACCAAGGGGGAAGAAACCAAAATAGAAGGAGACACGCTTTCCTTTCATTATCAAAAGCAACGGTTTACTGACAAGGAATTCAAAAACACGATTCATTTAGTACCTTTTGACCAACTCAGTTATGTAGAGTTCAAGAAAGAACGCTATTATTTGACAGATATTCATTTCCACTTGCCTTCTGAACATATCATCAACGGAAAACAGGAAGATATTGAATTTCATTTTGTTCATATGAACAGCAAAAAAGAGAATCTAGTTGTGGGTGTCATGTACCAGCTAATGGTACAGGAAGGTTGGCTGTATAATCAAGAAAATGGGGAAAGTTGGAACTTAGAAAAACATGAGCATTGGGTAAATCCGGATGTGTTCTTTCCGGAGCAAAAAAGCCATTTCCATTATATTGGCTCATTGACAACTCCGCCTACCAGCGGGCCAATCCAATGGTTTGTAATGGATCATGTAGGAAAACTGAACCAAGAGTTTCTTCTCCCCTTCGATGGTCAGTATGCTCGACCGAACAACCGACCAATCCAGCCCTTGAATGGAAGAGAAATTTATTATTTCGAGGAGTTTGAGCAATGA